In Electrophorus electricus isolate fEleEle1 chromosome 6, fEleEle1.pri, whole genome shotgun sequence, a single genomic region encodes these proteins:
- the trarg1b gene encoding trafficking regulator of GLUT4 1 has product MAINTDANFATSTLGETGASQSGEFGDTQKLLCVRATESKDGFKTSDSRRGSAKSLNAEQNGHRSPFRSRSAGNVTTASRSPSPLSFSRASSPAPNVPEPQSFMWLALISCFCPSVPLNIFALYFAHVSRSMIQANDFEGAKKLGRRALIFSIMAITLGLIVILYLAITGS; this is encoded by the exons ATGGCCATTAATACCGATGCCAATTTTGCTACAAGCACCTTAGGCGAGACTGGTGCGTCGCAGTCGGGGGAATTTGGAGATACTCAGAAACTTCTTTGCGTCAGAGCCACAGAGTCAAAAGACGGGTTCAAAACTTCTGACTCGCGTAGGGGGAGTGCGAAATCGTTAAATGCGGAGCAGAATGGACACAGGTCGCCATTTAGATCAAGATCTGCTGGAAATGTAACTACGGCGTCACGCTCTCCGTCTCCTCTCAGCTTTAGCCGTGCGTCATCACCAGCACCAAACGTGCCGGAACCCCAAAGCTTTATGTGGCTTGCCTTAATCTCATGTTTTTGTCCCTCCGTTCCACTGAACATATTTGCGCTTTATTTTGCGCATGTG TCACGCTCCATGATACAGGCAAATGATTTTGAGGGAGCAAAAAAACTGGGACGGCGTGCATTGATCTTCAGTATCATGGCGATTACTTTGGGTCTGATTGTAATTCTTTATTTGGCGatcacag GGAGTTGA